A single genomic interval of Terriglobus albidus harbors:
- a CDS encoding response regulator translates to MRGVGRKEVLLARIFYSLLPPKDGGVMSHEHVSVVFVVDDEQVISQSLAIILRREGYDASYFTNPLEALEQMKITPPDLLISDVMMPEISGIELAIRVAERYPDCKILLFSGQAATSDLMNDARAQGYSFQLLPKPLHPRQLLEEIATLQ, encoded by the coding sequence ATGCGCGGCGTAGGACGAAAGGAAGTTCTTTTGGCACGAATTTTTTACTCGCTTCTCCCGCCAAAAGACGGAGGTGTTATGTCTCATGAGCATGTCTCTGTCGTTTTCGTCGTGGATGATGAACAGGTTATCTCCCAATCGCTCGCCATCATCCTTCGCCGTGAAGGCTATGATGCGTCGTACTTTACGAATCCATTGGAAGCTCTGGAGCAGATGAAAATAACTCCGCCGGATCTCCTCATCAGCGATGTCATGATGCCCGAGATCTCCGGAATTGAACTTGCGATCCGGGTGGCAGAGAGATATCCCGATTGCAAAATTCTTCTCTTCTCCGGGCAGGCAGCAACGAGCGACCTGATGAACGATGCCCGCGCACAGGGGTACAGTTTCCAATTGCTGCCAAAGCCGCTGCATCCAAGACAACTTTTGGAGGAGATTGCCACCTTGCAGTGA